The genome window ATCGGGTCAGGGCTCGGGCGGGGTGTCGGGCCGGCGCTGGAGGATGCTGTACTGGTTCCGGTACCGGCCCGGGCTCATGCCGTATTCCCTGCGGAAGAGGTTGCAGAAGTAGCTGAGGTTGTCGAAGCCGACCTGATAGCAGATGTCCAGGAGCTTGCGGTTGGTCCCGCTGAGCAGGCGGCAGGCCTGCTGGAGACGCTGCTTGGCAATGTAGGTGGACGGGGTCATTCCGAGGAACTTCCTGAAGGTTCGCGAGACGTGCTCGGGCGAGACGCCGGACATGGCCACGATGTCCGGCACCGAGACCGTCTTGTCAGGATTCAGTTCGACCTGCCGGATCGTCTGGATCAGCCAGGCCGGCATGGTGTTGGCCTGCGGACGGTCGGTGAACGGAAAGACGAAATGGTCGAGGATGATTTCGAAGAAGATCCTCGGCAGGCTCACCAGCCGCTGGGTCGGATCGGTGGCGAGTAGGGCGTCGTTGAAACCTCTGGCGACGCGGTCGAGTTCCTCGCCGCGCAGCGAGACCGTCGGCGGCATTTTCGGGTTCAGGAGGCGAGTGCGGATGCCCGTCTGGCCGCAAATCTTCTCGATCTGCTCCAGCTTGTCGTCGCTGAACATGAGGTTGTAGTACGCGATGCCTTGGCCGGCGATATCGTGAACGTCCTTTGGGCGGATCAGCAACAGGTCGCCGGCCTTCGAGCCCACGCGGCGATCGTTGAGGGTCTGGACGACCTGGCCGTGGGTCACCAGCATCAGTTCGCTATAGAAGGTGTGGGTGTGCCAGGGGTAGCGCCAGGGCCGTTCGGACTGGACGAAGGTCAGTCCGTAGCCGGCCAGCTCGCGGTACTGCTCGGTCTTCACTGGGGTATCCGCCATCGTCGGCTCCAGCCGGAGATCAAATAAGTGCAAACGAAATCATATGGACGCAAGATTTGAGCCTGTATTTGTGGTATAAGATATGGAAGATGTCATATGAATGCAAGTTTCAATGCTCGCTTGGGATATCTATATAAATGATGCTTGCGGAAATCAAGTGGCGAGGGAGCAGAAGAAGCAGGAGAGACTGCGCATGAAGACACGAACGCCAGCCGGGTTAGCCTTTACGCTGATCGAGCTTTTGGTGGTGGTGGCGATCATCGCCGTGCTGGTTTCGCTGTTGCTGCCGGCGTTGGCCACAGCCCGCGAGCAGGGGCGGGCGATCCAGTGTGCCAGCAACCTGAAGCAGGTCGGGTTGGCGGTGAACCTCTACGCGGACAGTCACAACGATATTCTGGTTCCCAGTTGCCTGACGTTCGATCAGGTCAGCGGCCCTTTCTATGAAGCCCATACTCTGCTGGCGAATCTGGGATATCTGGCTCCAGTTGGGGCGTGGACGTGTCCGTCGTTGCCGGAACAGATGGATGGGTGGTGGGTGAAGCAGGCCAGAGGAGGCGGGTATGGC of Phycisphaerae bacterium contains these proteins:
- a CDS encoding AraC family transcriptional regulator: MADTPVKTEQYRELAGYGLTFVQSERPWRYPWHTHTFYSELMLVTHGQVVQTLNDRRVGSKAGDLLLIRPKDVHDIAGQGIAYYNLMFSDDKLEQIEKICGQTGIRTRLLNPKMPPTVSLRGEELDRVARGFNDALLATDPTQRLVSLPRIFFEIILDHFVFPFTDRPQANTMPAWLIQTIRQVELNPDKTVSVPDIVAMSGVSPEHVSRTFRKFLGMTPSTYIAKQRLQQACRLLSGTNRKLLDICYQVGFDNLSYFCNLFRREYGMSPGRYRNQYSILQRRPDTPPEP
- a CDS encoding DUF1559 domain-containing protein, whose translation is MKTRTPAGLAFTLIELLVVVAIIAVLVSLLLPALATAREQGRAIQCASNLKQVGLAVNLYADSHNDILVPSCLTFDQVSGPFYEAHTLLANLGYLAPVGAWTCPSLPEQMDGWWVKQARGGGYGVNHLHVHFTNIDWMSVNLRPVTRSSLFRASSVLSFVEVTDLRSYHSSFGWGYPYYALCPVTPGATHYWGPGATGEMISQRHNQTNVLFADGHVAGVEYWDLVDNANDIWGHFDR